The Leptotrichia sp. OH3620_COT-345 genomic sequence AAACAGAAGAAAATATCAGTCTGTAAATATAAGGTGATAAAAATGAAATATATTAATATTATAGAGTCATTTTATCCTTCTTTAAGTAAACAGGAAAAAAAAGTGGCTGACTACATTTTTGAAAAAAAAGGTCAAATAAGTTATCAATCTTTACAGGAAATTGCAAAACAGATAAAAGTAGGAGAAGCTACCATTGTAAGATTTGTAAAAAAAATAGGATTTAACGGATTTCAAGATTTAAAACTGCATATTGCAAAAGAAGATTTTCCTATAATAGAAACAGGATATGAGGATTATATTGACAATATTCAGGCTAATATAAATAATACAATAACAAATACAAAATCTCTGATTAACAGAAAACAATTGGATAAATCAATATCTGTCATAGGGAAATGTGAAAGATTATTTTTTTACGGAGTGGGAGCTTCAGGAATTGTTGCAAGAGAATTACAGAATAAATTTTTAAGATTCGGAAAAGCCGGAACAGCTTATACGGATAGTCATTTTCAAATAATGAATGCAGCGATAACTACATCGAAAGATG encodes the following:
- a CDS encoding MurR/RpiR family transcriptional regulator, whose amino-acid sequence is KQKKISVCKYKVIKMKYINIIESFYPSLSKQEKKVADYIFEKKGQISYQSLQEIAKQIKVGEATIVRFVKKIGFNGFQDLKLHIAKEDFPIIETGYEDYIDNIQANINNTITNTKSLINRKQLDKSISVIGKCERLFFYGVGASGIVARELQNKFLRFGKAGTAYTDSHFQIMNAAITTSKDVIIAISLSGSTNDIIESLEIAKKNKVKIIAITNHILSPIAQLADYVLLTAGRETLLDGGSLIAKISQLYVADILCTGYALKNKEEALKMKHNTAQAVLSKNK